One Clostridium estertheticum DNA segment encodes these proteins:
- a CDS encoding MerR family DNA-binding transcriptional regulator, producing MNKFYSITEFAERIDVTPQVLRYWDKLGKFKPHHKTLGGHRCYTYEQVADYFKLTEETKED from the coding sequence ATGAATAAATTTTATTCTATAACAGAATTCGCGGAACGAATAGATGTAACACCACAAGTATTACGTTATTGGGACAAGTTAGGTAAGTTTAAGCCACATCACAAAACATTGGGAGGTCATAGGTGTTATACCTATGAGCAGGTAGCTGATTATTTCAAGCTAACCGAAGAAACTAAAGAGGATTAA
- a CDS encoding WG repeat-containing protein: MFKKTSYFLIVALACATFSGCGVKKVEVKTPIKAPVAEATKPVSTIEGIDLGGLTRLTDENFTIAQEFKNGYAFAMQDNKGGYVDKEGKFKVLYTLDKTDETYTKLKGLTNDLPGNMLYSSKDGLVPAYDTTVKKWGYADVKTGTVVIKAKYDSPTPFNQGLAVCKYDKDATTYMYKYEVINPKGEVVFEPKAAYNGVFNNQGLLLTGDVATTTPGKTQLVDKTGKVVVGNVAEINGGDGRIYDYAINIDMSYTDSLDGSLTLGEFAEPNRKTYFIADNSGKIIYKSKDKLYGYSEGMTAFSTNSKFGFIDIKGKKIIPALYTALSSFTPDGLAWVTKDDKVYSAIDKTGKTVIATQYNEIDNFRNGYAAVKKGENWGIIDKAGKVVLDFKYEFLNSPFKIGDSELVIFKEGAIYGYMDLKGNVVTKPIFTDVYTAEDGVILGGTVKTDGPTLDSHALANNFSYYILAK, from the coding sequence ATGTTTAAAAAAACAAGTTACTTTTTAATAGTAGCTTTAGCATGTGCAACATTTTCAGGTTGTGGTGTTAAAAAAGTAGAAGTAAAGACACCTATTAAGGCACCCGTTGCTGAAGCCACTAAACCAGTTAGTACAATTGAAGGTATTGACTTAGGTGGACTTACAAGGTTAACGGATGAAAATTTCACAATAGCTCAGGAGTTTAAAAATGGATATGCATTTGCAATGCAAGACAACAAAGGAGGTTATGTAGACAAGGAAGGAAAGTTTAAAGTATTGTACACTTTAGACAAGACAGACGAAACCTATACCAAGCTTAAAGGTTTAACCAATGATCTACCTGGTAATATGTTATATTCTTCTAAGGATGGGTTAGTACCAGCGTATGATACAACAGTAAAGAAATGGGGTTATGCGGATGTAAAAACGGGCACTGTTGTAATTAAAGCAAAATATGATTCACCAACACCTTTCAATCAAGGGTTGGCAGTTTGTAAGTATGATAAAGATGCTACAACGTATATGTATAAGTATGAAGTAATTAATCCTAAAGGCGAAGTAGTATTTGAACCCAAAGCAGCCTACAATGGAGTATTCAATAATCAAGGACTACTTTTAACTGGGGACGTTGCAACTACTACACCTGGCAAAACACAGCTTGTAGACAAAACTGGCAAAGTAGTGGTAGGTAACGTAGCAGAGATAAATGGTGGCGATGGGAGAATATATGACTATGCAATAAACATAGATATGTCTTATACAGACTCATTAGATGGTTCACTCACATTAGGTGAGTTTGCAGAGCCTAATAGAAAAACTTATTTTATAGCTGATAACTCAGGTAAGATTATATATAAAAGTAAAGATAAACTTTATGGATATAGTGAAGGGATGACTGCATTTTCTACAAATTCAAAGTTTGGATTTATAGATATAAAGGGTAAAAAAATTATACCTGCACTTTACACAGCATTATCTTCTTTCACACCAGATGGATTAGCATGGGTGACTAAAGACGATAAGGTATACAGTGCAATTGATAAAACTGGTAAAACAGTAATAGCTACACAGTATAATGAAATCGACAACTTCAGAAATGGATATGCTGCAGTAAAGAAGGGCGAAAACTGGGGCATAATCGATAAAGCGGGTAAAGTAGTTTTAGATTTTAAGTATGAATTTTTAAATAGTCCATTTAAAATAGGTGACAGTGAATTGGTTATATTCAAGGAAGGTGCAATCTATGGTTATATGGATTTAAAAGGAAATGTAGTAACTAAACCAATCTTCACAGATGTATACACCGCTGAAGATGGAGTAATATTAGGTGGAACAGTAAAAACTGATGGACCAACTCTAGACTCACATGCATTGGCGAATAATTTCTCATATTATATATTAGCCAAGTAG